The proteins below come from a single Tenuifilum thalassicum genomic window:
- a CDS encoding RNA-binding S4 domain-containing protein yields MASMRVDKWLWFVRVFKTRTQATDACRKGRVTRDGINLKPSQEVQPGETITVRKPPVNYTFKVKDFPKSRVGAKLVENYLENLTPPEELQKLDPAYMAFNIYRERGTGRPTKKERREIDELLDSGISDFDWDDTFDVDEL; encoded by the coding sequence ATGGCATCAATGCGAGTTGACAAATGGCTATGGTTTGTTCGTGTGTTTAAAACTCGAACACAGGCTACCGATGCATGCCGGAAGGGACGTGTCACTCGCGATGGCATTAACCTAAAACCATCGCAAGAAGTCCAGCCAGGCGAAACTATTACCGTTCGTAAACCACCAGTAAACTACACATTTAAGGTAAAGGATTTTCCCAAAAGTAGGGTTGGTGCTAAACTTGTTGAGAACTATCTCGAAAACCTGACTCCACCCGAAGAGCTACAAAAACTCGATCCTGCATATATGGCGTTTAACATTTACCGCGAACGTGGTACTGGCCGCCCAACCAAAAAGGAGCGTCGTGAGATTGACGAACTTCTTGACTCTGGAATCTCCGACTTTGATTGGGACGACACCTTTGACGTCGATGAGCTGTAG
- a CDS encoding NAD-dependent epimerase/dehydratase family protein — protein MKVIITGSTGMVGKGVLLECLEDDKISEVLLINRTPIGISHPKIKEVIHKDFTNFLPLRDRLSGYDACFHCMGVSSAGMSHEQYYKLTYIVTESLANLLYELNHDMTFIYVSGEGTDGSEKGKSNWARVKGKTENLILNKGFKDAYAFRPGVILPEKGVVSKTRLYRIIYQLMYPFFPILKKLKSVTTSSKIGKAMIILVEKPYDAKIIRGQDINLLVSKYNF, from the coding sequence ATGAAAGTAATTATAACAGGCTCAACCGGGATGGTTGGAAAGGGTGTTTTGTTGGAGTGTCTGGAAGATGACAAAATCAGCGAGGTTTTGCTCATCAACAGAACTCCTATAGGAATCAGTCATCCCAAAATAAAAGAGGTTATCCATAAAGACTTCACCAATTTTTTGCCCCTGCGCGATCGCTTGAGCGGATACGATGCCTGCTTCCATTGCATGGGAGTATCTTCGGCAGGAATGAGCCACGAGCAATATTATAAGCTCACCTATATCGTTACAGAAAGTTTGGCAAATCTGCTTTATGAGTTGAATCATGATATGACCTTTATTTACGTTTCGGGCGAAGGAACCGATGGCTCTGAAAAAGGAAAAAGCAATTGGGCACGCGTGAAGGGGAAAACGGAAAATTTAATCTTAAACAAGGGTTTTAAAGATGCCTATGCCTTCCGGCCCGGTGTGATTTTGCCCGAAAAAGGTGTAGTTTCAAAAACTCGGCTTTATCGAATAATTTATCAGCTCATGTACCCATTCTTCCCCATTCTAAAAAAATTAAAATCTGTCACCACTTCGTCGAAAATCGGGAAAGCCATGATTATTCTGGTAGAAAAGCCTTATGATGCTAAAATTATTCGCGGACAAGATATTAATTTACTCGTTAGTAAGTATAACTTTTGA
- a CDS encoding peptidase associated/transthyretin-like domain-containing protein, producing the protein MKKILFLIIAIATLSGIKPIWAQVLLPVPDSLRVVNFRLTNEKTGEPVGLAHVLNITQKKGCISDLMGYFKIPYRIGDSLRITALGYHQKYILNWGQFSKDTIFYSIKLTPKVYEIEEVRISRFTTYDRFLREFAHLDLKKDKEEQQNERIRLYFYGIVKGLALLSLPGQTMGVTFGKDWYQKQNEKVDAAIEKERLKRKAENKFNLGVVEKLTGLKGEELQRFFDYLSFDQSYVLKATDYELRERILELYEQYKKALPNDKTSHD; encoded by the coding sequence TTGAAAAAGATTCTTTTTCTTATAATAGCTATTGCAACCCTTTCTGGAATCAAACCAATTTGGGCTCAAGTTTTGCTCCCTGTACCCGATTCGCTTAGAGTTGTAAATTTTAGACTAACAAATGAAAAGACAGGTGAGCCAGTTGGTTTGGCACATGTTCTTAATATTACACAAAAAAAGGGATGTATTTCCGACTTGATGGGTTACTTTAAAATTCCTTACAGAATTGGCGATAGCCTTAGAATTACCGCCCTTGGGTATCATCAGAAGTACATACTCAACTGGGGACAGTTCAGTAAGGATACCATTTTTTATTCCATTAAGCTAACCCCAAAGGTTTATGAAATTGAAGAGGTGAGGATTTCGCGTTTTACTACTTATGATAGATTTCTAAGAGAATTTGCACACCTCGATTTAAAAAAAGATAAAGAGGAACAGCAGAACGAAAGAATTCGGCTATACTTTTATGGCATTGTTAAAGGTCTTGCTCTACTTAGCCTGCCAGGTCAAACTATGGGTGTTACTTTTGGAAAGGATTGGTACCAAAAACAAAATGAAAAGGTTGATGCGGCTATTGAAAAGGAAAGACTTAAGCGGAAGGCTGAAAACAAGTTTAACCTTGGTGTTGTTGAAAAGCTAACCGGGCTCAAAGGCGAGGAACTTCAAAGGTTTTTCGACTATCTAAGCTTTGATCAGAGCTATGTCTTGAAGGCAACTGATTATGAATTGCGAGAGCGAATTTTAGAGCTATACGAACAATATAAAAAAGCATTACCTAACGATAAGACTAGCCATGATTGA
- a CDS encoding pyridoxal-phosphate dependent enzyme, whose product MIDFNLMIPDFRDIENAYQLIKNHINRTPVFSSSSINSILGCHTWFKCENFQKVGAFKFRGATHSILKLKPDEAANGVITHSSGNHAAALSLAAAVRGIPAYIIMPENAPGIKKKAVAGYGGQITFCKPTQKAREETMLKIKAETNATFIHPYDSFNVICGQGTASLELLQEHPDLDIVIAPVGGGGLLSGTAAYIKGKNPKIKVYGAEPQNADDAYRSLIDKKIYPSVNPQTIADGLLTSLSPLTFSTLLQHCDGILTVSESSIIKAMRMVWERMKIIIEPSSAVPVAAILEHGEKFRNKKVGVIISGGNVDLDHLPWQE is encoded by the coding sequence ATGATTGATTTTAATTTGATGATTCCCGATTTTCGAGATATTGAGAATGCATACCAACTAATTAAAAATCACATTAATCGTACTCCTGTTTTTTCTTCAAGTAGCATTAATTCAATTTTGGGTTGCCATACTTGGTTCAAATGTGAGAATTTTCAGAAGGTGGGAGCATTTAAGTTCCGAGGCGCTACCCATTCTATTCTGAAGTTAAAACCCGATGAGGCTGCTAATGGTGTTATTACACACAGCTCAGGGAACCATGCTGCAGCACTTTCGCTAGCCGCTGCGGTAAGGGGAATACCTGCATATATAATCATGCCCGAAAATGCACCAGGGATAAAGAAAAAGGCGGTTGCAGGATATGGTGGCCAGATTACATTCTGCAAGCCAACCCAGAAGGCTAGGGAGGAAACCATGCTTAAAATTAAGGCGGAGACTAATGCAACCTTTATTCATCCTTACGATAGTTTTAACGTGATATGCGGGCAGGGGACAGCTTCACTTGAGCTGCTCCAGGAACATCCCGATCTCGACATCGTTATTGCTCCTGTAGGTGGGGGCGGTTTGCTAAGCGGGACAGCAGCATACATTAAGGGCAAGAACCCAAAAATCAAAGTTTATGGGGCTGAACCTCAAAATGCTGATGACGCATACCGTTCATTAATCGATAAGAAAATATACCCCTCGGTTAACCCACAGACCATTGCCGATGGCCTGCTCACCTCTTTGTCGCCATTAACTTTCTCAACCCTGCTCCAGCATTGCGACGGTATACTAACCGTTTCGGAATCATCAATTATTAAGGCTATGCGAATGGTTTGGGAACGAATGAAAATTATTATTGAACCATCTTCGGCTGTGCCTGTTGCAGCAATTTTGGAACATGGTGAAAAATTCCGAAACAAAAAGGTTGGCGTAATAATATCAGGCGGAAATGTCGATTTAGACCATTTACCCTGGCAAGAATAA
- a CDS encoding ribose-phosphate diphosphokinase: MHSKHQIKFFTGRSSRYLAEKIAQSFGIPLGKSTLTVFSDGEFQPSFDESVRGCTVFIIQSTFPPVDNLFELLLMIDAAHRASAYKVVAVMPYFGWARQDRKDKPRVAIGAKLVANMLVAAGADRVMTMDLHADQIQGFFDVPVDHLYASSIFVPYIKDLGLENIAIAAPDMGGAKRANAYSRFLNASLAVCHKNREKANQVGEMTVIGEIEGKHVVILDDMVDTAGTLTKAAELMMSKGAASVRAVATHAVLSGNAYERIRDSKLTELVVTDTIPLRKDKDTSKIKVLSVADLFADVINKVYNYQSISEKFII; the protein is encoded by the coding sequence ATGCACAGCAAACACCAAATAAAGTTCTTTACAGGACGGAGTTCGCGCTATTTGGCCGAAAAAATTGCCCAAAGTTTTGGCATTCCACTTGGAAAATCGACACTAACAGTTTTTAGCGATGGCGAGTTTCAGCCCTCTTTTGATGAATCGGTAAGGGGATGTACAGTTTTTATCATTCAATCCACATTTCCACCGGTTGATAATCTTTTTGAACTATTACTAATGATAGATGCTGCCCATAGAGCTTCGGCCTATAAGGTGGTTGCTGTAATGCCTTACTTTGGCTGGGCTCGTCAGGACAGGAAGGATAAACCTAGAGTTGCCATTGGTGCAAAACTAGTTGCAAACATGCTTGTTGCAGCTGGAGCCGATAGAGTTATGACCATGGATCTCCATGCCGACCAAATCCAAGGCTTTTTTGATGTTCCAGTAGACCATCTGTATGCATCTTCAATTTTTGTGCCCTACATAAAAGATTTGGGACTTGAGAATATTGCCATTGCAGCGCCAGACATGGGAGGCGCTAAGCGTGCAAACGCCTACTCTCGCTTCCTAAATGCTTCGCTTGCCGTTTGTCACAAAAATAGGGAAAAAGCTAATCAGGTTGGTGAAATGACTGTAATTGGCGAAATTGAAGGTAAGCACGTGGTGATTCTGGACGACATGGTTGATACTGCTGGCACACTAACTAAGGCTGCAGAACTTATGATGAGCAAGGGAGCCGCATCTGTCAGAGCCGTTGCTACTCATGCTGTACTTTCGGGCAATGCCTACGAACGTATTCGTGATTCTAAGCTCACCGAGCTAGTAGTTACCGACACTATACCATTGCGCAAAGACAAAGACACTTCAAAGATTAAAGTGCTTTCAGTAGCCGACCTATTTGCCGATGTGATAAATAAGGTTTACAACTACCAATCGATCAGCGAAAAATTCATCATCTGA
- the yihA gene encoding ribosome biogenesis GTP-binding protein YihA/YsxC produces MVIRTAKFVASYPSVQKCPKTDLPEYAFIGRSNVGKSSLINMLTCTKALAKVSQTPGKTQLINYYLINDEWHLVDLPGYGYAKVSKSEREKFSDIVLNYILKRENLHLLFVLVDSRLEPQEIDIQFINWLGMNQVPFALIFTKTDKVSSTVLEQNIELHKKELLKTWEELPPFFTTSCVTRTGREDVLNYIDSVFQEAKITHCQV; encoded by the coding sequence ATGGTGATTCGAACAGCAAAATTCGTTGCTAGCTATCCTAGCGTGCAAAAATGTCCAAAAACTGATTTACCCGAGTATGCATTCATTGGCCGCTCTAACGTTGGTAAATCGTCGTTAATAAACATGCTAACCTGCACAAAGGCGCTGGCTAAAGTTTCACAAACGCCTGGCAAAACGCAACTCATAAACTACTACCTGATAAACGATGAATGGCATTTAGTTGATTTGCCAGGATACGGCTATGCAAAAGTTTCCAAATCGGAACGTGAAAAGTTTTCTGATATCGTACTTAACTACATTCTAAAAAGGGAAAACTTGCATCTTCTATTTGTTTTAGTTGATTCAAGGTTAGAGCCACAGGAAATTGACATTCAGTTCATAAACTGGCTAGGCATGAATCAGGTTCCCTTTGCACTAATATTTACAAAAACCGATAAGGTATCATCTACTGTTTTAGAGCAGAACATAGAGTTGCATAAAAAGGAGCTTCTGAAAACATGGGAAGAGCTACCACCATTTTTCACAACTTCATGTGTAACGCGCACAGGCCGCGAGGATGTGCTTAATTACATAGACTCGGTTTTTCAGGAAGCTAAAATAACTCATTGCCAGGTGTAG
- a CDS encoding flavin reductase family protein: MVMNKSEYSYISPYEIDENTFDLLDKQWMLILAGEKEKHNSMTASWGGFGILWNKPVAFIFIRPQRYTLGFVEQNDFFTLNFFEERWRDALHLCGSKSGREIDKTKAAGLSVANLQNTIAFNEARLVIECRKLYIDDFKPENFLDKGIVEKHYPKSDFHRLFVAEITAVYKKG, encoded by the coding sequence ATGGTTATGAATAAAAGTGAGTACAGTTACATTTCACCCTACGAAATAGATGAGAATACATTTGACTTGCTCGATAAACAGTGGATGCTCATCCTTGCTGGTGAGAAGGAGAAGCATAATAGCATGACAGCTTCGTGGGGTGGTTTTGGAATCCTATGGAACAAGCCAGTTGCTTTTATTTTTATAAGACCACAACGCTACACCCTTGGGTTTGTGGAGCAGAATGATTTTTTTACGCTTAACTTTTTTGAGGAGAGGTGGAGAGATGCGCTTCATCTATGTGGTAGTAAATCAGGAAGGGAAATAGATAAAACAAAGGCTGCAGGATTAAGTGTTGCTAACTTGCAGAATACAATAGCCTTTAATGAGGCTCGTTTAGTCATTGAATGTCGCAAGCTTTACATAGATGATTTTAAGCCTGAAAATTTCCTTGATAAAGGTATTGTTGAGAAGCACTATCCCAAAAGCGATTTTCACAGGCTTTTTGTAGCAGAAATAACAGCAGTGTATAAGAAGGGTTAG
- a CDS encoding 50S ribosomal protein L25 produces the protein MKTIELSAALRTETGKKAAKQARKSELVPAIIYGAGENIMISLNEKEVNKVIYTPNVYLIKVNIDGKVYDTILKEVQFHPVTDKVLHIDLFRVLADKPVTVALPVNLVGQAEGVKMGGRLLQVVRKIRVNGLVNNLPDSIDVDVTNLALGKSIMVGELNFEGFNIVEPKSMVIATIKATRASREAAQQQEEE, from the coding sequence ATGAAAACAATTGAACTTTCAGCTGCGCTAAGAACTGAAACAGGGAAAAAAGCAGCAAAACAAGCACGCAAGTCGGAACTTGTTCCAGCTATTATTTACGGTGCTGGTGAAAACATTATGATTTCCCTCAATGAAAAAGAGGTGAATAAAGTAATCTATACTCCTAATGTATACCTTATCAAGGTTAATATTGACGGTAAGGTTTATGATACCATTCTTAAAGAGGTTCAGTTCCATCCTGTTACTGATAAAGTTCTACACATTGACCTTTTTAGAGTATTAGCCGACAAACCTGTAACTGTTGCTTTACCTGTGAATCTTGTTGGTCAAGCCGAAGGTGTTAAAATGGGTGGTAGATTACTACAAGTTGTTCGTAAGATTCGTGTTAATGGTTTGGTGAATAATTTACCAGACTCTATAGACGTTGATGTAACCAATCTTGCCCTTGGTAAAAGTATTATGGTTGGTGAGTTGAACTTTGAAGGCTTTAACATTGTAGAGCCAAAGAGCATGGTTATCGCTACAATTAAGGCTACCCGTGCTTCACGCGAAGCTGCTCAACAACAAGAAGAAGAATAA
- a CDS encoding helix-turn-helix domain-containing protein encodes MKHFKTLSAYLDYLGLPRPEHPMLSVIVFDGDKAIPCPRESSPPITNDCYTISFKKYVEGDLNYGRTKYDFTNGALIFMAPRQVLQWNSSIVFEPKGFSILFHEDFLKGTILEKQIKKYGFFSYSTKEALHLSPKEEKQIESIVKNIEIEYQNTQDDFSKDIIIAHLDTLLKYANRFYQRQFINRKELTNSLLEQFNQYLDDYFESGQFQEKGIPSIEQIAEKLKVSQRYLSDALKKETGKTAHEHLQLYLINEAKNMLLQPEKSVAEVAYDLGFEYPQYFSRLFKKKEGISPTQYREKYKLN; translated from the coding sequence ATGAAACACTTTAAAACATTATCGGCCTACCTAGACTATTTAGGGCTACCTCGTCCCGAACATCCCATGCTCAGCGTAATTGTTTTTGATGGTGATAAAGCAATTCCCTGTCCGAGAGAAAGTTCGCCACCCATTACCAACGACTGTTACACCATTAGTTTTAAAAAGTACGTGGAGGGTGATTTAAACTACGGCCGTACCAAGTACGATTTCACCAACGGAGCCTTAATCTTTATGGCTCCCCGGCAGGTGCTGCAATGGAACAGTAGTATTGTTTTCGAGCCCAAAGGCTTTTCCATTCTATTCCATGAAGATTTTCTAAAAGGAACAATACTCGAGAAGCAAATCAAGAAATATGGTTTCTTCTCTTATTCCACCAAAGAAGCATTGCACCTTTCACCCAAGGAGGAAAAACAAATTGAGTCGATTGTTAAGAATATCGAAATCGAATATCAAAATACCCAGGATGACTTCAGCAAGGATATCATTATTGCTCATTTAGATACGCTACTAAAATATGCCAACCGTTTCTATCAGCGGCAGTTTATCAACCGCAAGGAGCTAACTAACAGCCTGCTCGAACAATTTAATCAATACCTGGATGATTATTTCGAATCCGGGCAGTTTCAGGAAAAGGGCATCCCGAGCATTGAACAAATAGCAGAAAAGTTAAAGGTTTCGCAGCGTTATTTAAGTGATGCTTTAAAGAAGGAAACAGGCAAGACAGCCCATGAGCACCTGCAACTATATTTGATTAACGAGGCCAAAAACATGCTGTTACAACCCGAAAAGAGTGTGGCAGAAGTTGCCTACGACCTGGGCTTCGAATACCCGCAGTATTTTTCTAGATTGTTCAAAAAGAAAGAGGGGATAAGTCCAACTCAATACCGCGAAAAATATAAACTTAATTAA
- a CDS encoding MBL fold metallo-hydrolase: MKTLLKVMLFIVTGGFAILLGIILFINTERFGKIPSGERLERIKKSPNYKNGSFQNLQPTPMLSDGVGLFDVLFEYFYRSKPKEPTTKLPSKRTDLKSISPKEDVLIWMGHSSYYFQINGIKFLVDPVLSGNASPVTFTTKAYDGADIYTADDIPKIDYLILTHDHWDHMDYRTLKRLKHKVKRIITGLGNGSHLERWGFSSDVIYEGDWFDSLTFNEELKIHVTPARHFSGRGLQRNKTLWASFVIKLPNYSVYVGGDSGYGTHFKEIGEKYGPFDLAVLENGQYDEKWKYIHMLPGEQLKAATDLKAKTVLPVHSSKFTLANHNWNEPLQKIAEKAMKFRYRVITPMIGEMVLLNDINQKFSEWWNF; this comes from the coding sequence ATGAAAACCCTATTAAAAGTGATGTTGTTTATTGTTACAGGTGGTTTTGCTATTTTGCTAGGAATAATCTTATTCATCAATACTGAACGTTTTGGTAAAATCCCTTCTGGGGAGCGGTTGGAAAGAATAAAAAAGTCTCCAAACTATAAAAATGGATCCTTTCAGAATTTGCAACCTACTCCCATGCTATCTGATGGTGTTGGTTTATTTGATGTACTATTTGAATACTTTTACAGGTCAAAACCTAAAGAGCCAACAACAAAATTACCTTCTAAAAGAACTGATCTGAAGAGCATAAGTCCCAAAGAAGATGTTCTTATTTGGATGGGACATTCATCTTACTATTTTCAAATAAATGGCATAAAGTTTTTAGTTGATCCGGTTTTAAGCGGAAATGCCTCACCAGTTACTTTTACAACAAAAGCATATGATGGCGCTGACATTTACACCGCTGATGATATTCCAAAAATTGATTATCTTATTTTAACGCACGACCACTGGGATCATATGGATTATCGAACACTAAAACGACTTAAACATAAAGTAAAAAGAATAATTACCGGACTTGGGAATGGTTCCCATTTAGAACGTTGGGGATTTAGTTCAGATGTAATTTACGAAGGGGACTGGTTCGATTCCTTAACCTTTAATGAGGAACTGAAGATTCATGTTACTCCTGCACGACATTTTTCAGGTCGTGGGCTTCAACGCAACAAAACATTGTGGGCATCGTTTGTTATAAAACTCCCCAACTACTCCGTTTATGTTGGAGGAGATAGCGGGTATGGTACACATTTTAAGGAGATTGGTGAAAAATACGGCCCCTTTGATTTAGCTGTGCTGGAAAATGGGCAATACGATGAAAAGTGGAAGTATATACATATGCTCCCTGGAGAACAGCTTAAAGCCGCAACCGATTTAAAAGCAAAAACCGTTCTACCTGTTCATTCTTCAAAGTTCACATTGGCCAATCATAACTGGAATGAACCACTTCAAAAAATAGCCGAAAAGGCAATGAAATTTAGGTATAGAGTTATAACACCTATGATTGGAGAGATGGTACTTTTGAATGATATAAATCAAAAATTTTCCGAATGGTGGAATTTCTAA
- the nfsB gene encoding oxygen-insensitive NAD(P)H nitroreductase, whose product MDIKELLNWRYSTKEFDPNKKISDEDFAKVKELLRMSPSSTNIQPWHFIIASTDEGKKRMAKGTQGFFAFNEAKVLNASHVVLFCSRIDTDEEYMKHLLELEDNDGRFPNEEIKQRVFGARNTFTDIHKNQLNDLQHWMEKQVYLNAGSFLLGVAALGIDSCAMEGIDAKVLDQEFGLTDKGFTAVMAIAIGYRAESDFNATDKTPKSRLPEEEVITVV is encoded by the coding sequence ATGGATATTAAGGAACTACTAAACTGGAGGTATTCCACAAAAGAATTTGATCCGAACAAGAAAATTTCAGATGAGGACTTTGCCAAGGTTAAGGAACTGCTTAGGATGAGTCCATCAAGTACCAATATTCAACCCTGGCATTTTATTATTGCAAGTACCGATGAAGGAAAAAAGAGAATGGCAAAAGGAACCCAAGGTTTTTTTGCATTCAACGAAGCTAAAGTGTTAAATGCATCGCATGTGGTCTTGTTCTGTTCTCGCATCGATACTGATGAGGAATATATGAAACACCTTCTTGAGTTGGAGGATAACGATGGTCGATTCCCGAATGAGGAGATAAAGCAGAGGGTTTTTGGTGCTCGCAATACTTTTACCGACATCCACAAAAATCAATTGAATGATTTGCAACATTGGATGGAGAAACAGGTATATCTTAATGCTGGAAGTTTTTTGCTGGGTGTTGCTGCCCTTGGCATTGATTCTTGTGCAATGGAGGGAATTGATGCGAAAGTATTAGACCAAGAGTTTGGATTAACGGATAAGGGCTTTACTGCTGTTATGGCAATTGCAATTGGTTACAGGGCAGAGAGCGATTTTAATGCGACTGATAAAACTCCTAAATCCAGACTTCCTGAAGAAGAGGTTATTACTGTTGTATAG
- a CDS encoding SDR family oxidoreductase, with the protein MEQNQFGKKGWTPDRIGNLKGKTFVITGTTSGTGFEAARILLSKGARVVMLNRNPKKSENTIDILKKELGNSIDVLTIQMDLSVQASVKKAAAEVLKSVDRIDALICNAAIAQVPKRVLTVDGWESQMGTNYFGNFTLQALLFPLIEKSKGRIVTVGSMGYNMGLKTIKFDDLNWDHDYTPNNAYSQSKLAQIMSVYELQDRLEKAGKTDVKVYACHPGSSRTNLINTSGSFMMKFIFNLMKLSPLTQSAEKGAYPMLMCATEPNLDPKGFYGPTGWNNWVGPVGAHKLEPHAKDKKIAQKLWELSEKETGIKWNL; encoded by the coding sequence ATGGAACAAAATCAATTTGGTAAAAAAGGCTGGACTCCCGACAGAATTGGGAATTTAAAGGGTAAAACCTTTGTGATTACCGGAACCACCAGCGGAACCGGTTTCGAAGCTGCAAGAATTCTACTCTCAAAAGGTGCACGTGTTGTTATGCTGAACCGCAATCCGAAGAAATCGGAGAATACAATCGATATTCTAAAGAAGGAATTGGGCAATTCCATTGATGTGCTAACCATTCAGATGGATTTATCGGTACAGGCATCGGTGAAAAAAGCCGCAGCTGAGGTTCTTAAATCAGTTGATCGAATCGATGCGTTAATTTGCAATGCTGCCATTGCCCAAGTCCCCAAGCGTGTGTTAACAGTAGATGGATGGGAAAGCCAGATGGGAACCAACTATTTTGGCAACTTTACGCTTCAGGCTTTGTTATTCCCTTTGATAGAAAAATCAAAAGGAAGAATTGTAACGGTAGGAAGCATGGGCTACAATATGGGTTTAAAAACCATAAAATTCGACGATTTAAACTGGGATCATGACTACACCCCCAACAATGCTTACAGTCAGAGCAAGTTGGCACAAATCATGTCGGTTTATGAGCTGCAGGATCGTTTGGAGAAGGCCGGCAAAACAGATGTAAAAGTTTATGCATGCCATCCGGGGTCGTCCAGAACCAATTTGATTAACACAAGCGGCAGCTTTATGATGAAGTTCATCTTTAATCTGATGAAACTTTCCCCGTTAACGCAATCGGCTGAGAAAGGTGCCTACCCGATGCTGATGTGCGCTACCGAGCCCAACCTCGACCCAAAAGGATTTTATGGTCCAACTGGTTGGAACAACTGGGTAGGCCCTGTAGGCGCCCATAAATTGGAGCCACATGCCAAAGACAAGAAGATAGCACAGAAATTATGGGAACTTTCAGAAAAAGAAACAGGTATAAAATGGAATCTATAA
- the pth gene encoding aminoacyl-tRNA hydrolase — translation MKYLITGLGNIGIEYSNTRHNVGFMVLDALAKASNISFEDSRYGSIAQLKHKGRTYVLLKPSTYMNLSGKAVSYWLQKEKIALENLLVVVDDIALPLGAIRLRPKGSDGGHNGLKNINDVLGTQNYSRLRFGIGNNFSRGRQVDYVLGEWTEDELKVLPERITLAGEAILAFGTVGIERAMNLYNNR, via the coding sequence TTGAAGTACCTAATAACGGGTTTAGGGAATATCGGAATTGAGTATTCCAACACCCGACATAATGTAGGATTTATGGTGTTGGACGCTCTCGCAAAGGCGTCCAACATTTCTTTTGAGGACTCTCGTTACGGTTCCATAGCTCAGCTCAAGCACAAAGGACGCACCTATGTCTTGCTTAAGCCTTCGACCTATATGAACCTTAGCGGCAAAGCCGTTAGCTACTGGCTACAAAAGGAAAAGATCGCTCTTGAAAACCTGCTAGTTGTTGTTGACGACATCGCCTTGCCACTTGGGGCAATTCGCCTGCGACCCAAAGGTAGCGATGGTGGCCATAATGGATTAAAGAATATCAATGATGTGCTTGGCACCCAGAATTATTCGCGGCTACGCTTTGGCATTGGAAATAACTTTAGCAGGGGCAGACAGGTCGATTACGTGCTTGGCGAATGGACCGAAGATGAGCTAAAAGTTTTACCTGAAAGAATAACGTTAGCTGGTGAGGCAATTCTTGCATTTGGGACTGTTGGCATTGAACGAGCAATGAATCTTTACAATAACCGATAG